From Amycolatopsis sp. WQ 127309:
GACGCGAGCTGCAGGACCACCGGCCGGTCGGCCTGGGTCGTCATGAACGTTCCCATCAGGCCGGTCGGGTTCAGCAGGGAGACCGCGTAGAGCGCGACGGTCCACAGGCCGGCCGCGGCGAGCACCGCCAGCACGGCGTGCCGACGTCGCACCAGCAGCCGGAACAGGCCGACGGCCAGGGCGAACAGCACCGCGCTGCCGGCGAGGATCGCGATCGCGGCCGGCCGCGGGACGGCCAGCGAATGCCAGAAGTAGCTCCAGGTGCCGGTGCTGCCCGCGGCGTAGGCGACGAACGCGCAGAGCGCCGCCGTCACCCCGGACACCCGCGGCGCGAGCAGCAGGATCGGCAGTGGTGCGAACCACGCCAGCGCGGCGACCGGGTCCAGCCCCGTGCCGAAGAAGAACAACACACCCGACGCCACTGTCGCGGCGATCGGCCGGCCCGGCCCCAGTCTGCTCATGACCCCGACGGTCGCAGGGCCGGCGGCGGGCCGCACTGGGCCGCACCACCCTCTTCGTGGTCGGGCTGGCCCTACCTGCCGGAAATGTACGGATCCTCCCGGTAAGCGCTTTCGGGTTCATGGAGTGTTCAGGGAGCCGTCACACCGCAGGGATCGGGTTCCGGTCGGCCGATCCGTAGCGTTGCTCAACGAACAGCCTCCGGCGACGGAAATGAGCCCCGCATGGACTTCTCGCTGATCGTGCTGGTGGTGATCGTCGCGGCGCTCGCCTTCGACTTCACCAACGGCTTCCACGACACGGCCAACGCGATGGCCACGTCCATCGCCACCGGCGCCCTCAAACCGCGGGTCGCGGTCGGGGTCTCCGCGGTGCTGAACCTCGTCGGCGCCTTCCTGTCGGTGGAGGTCGCGAAGACGATCTCCGGCGGGATCGTCGACGACACCAAGGTGACGCCGGTGATCATCTTCGCCGGCCTGGTCGGGGCCATCGTCTGGAACCTGGTGACCTGGCTGATCGGGCTGCCGTCGAGCTCGTCGCACGCGTTGTTCGGGGGGCTGATCGGCGCCACCTGGATCGCGTCGGGCTCGGACGCCGTCCACTTCGGCAAGGTCGTCGAGAAGGTCCTCATCCCGGCGCTCGCCTCGCCGATCGTCGCCGGGCTCGTCGCGACGCTGGGCACCTTCCTCGTCTACCGGATCACCGCCCGGGCGAAGAAGGACACCGTGGGCCGGACGTTCAAGGCCGGTCAGATCGCCTCGGCGTCCCTGGTCTCGCTCGCGCACGGCACGAACGACGCGCAGAAGACGATGGGTGTCATCACGCTGACGCTGATCGCTTCCGGTTCGCTCGCGCCGGGCTCGAACCCGCCGATCTGGGTGATCCTGACCGCCGGCACCGCGATCGCGCTCGGCACCTACCTCGGCGGCTGGCGCATCATCCAGACGATGGGCAAGAAGCTCACCGAAATCCAGACGCCGCAAGGCTTCGCGGCCGAGACGAGCGCCGCGGCCGTCATCCTCACCTCCGCGCACCTCGGCTTCGCGCTGTCCACCACGCACGTCTGCTCGGGCGGCATCATCGGCTCCGGCCTCGGCCGCCGGCTCGCCGAGGTCCGCTGGGGCGTCGCCGGCAAGATGGTCGTCGCCTGGGCGTTGACGCTGCCGGCCGCCGCGATCGTCGGCGCGATCGCCGCCGAGGTCTCGACGCTCGGCACCTGGGGCACGGTCCTGATCGGTCTCGCCGGGGTCGTCATCGCGGTGGGCATCTACCTCGCGTCGCGGCGGAACCCGATCAGCGCCAACACCATCACCGAGCCCGAGCCGGCCCCGCAGCCGGCCAACGTCTGAGGAGTGCCGTGAACATCGATTGGGGTTCCCTCGGTCTCGTCTTCGTCGTCGCGCTCGCTTCGGTCGTCGTGCTGACGAGCCTCTTCTCCTTCGGAGTGGTGGGGCTCTCGCAGCGCGAGTCGGCTCGCGAAGCGGGTGGCTCGGGCACCGGCCCGTTGGCCGGCGCGATCCTCTGCTTCGCCGTCTGCCTGGCGATCGTCGGTTACGGGATCTACTTGATCGTCGCCTGAGCGCGTTCCCGGAGGCCGTCCGGGAGCCCGCCGAGCATCGGGGCCAGGGTGTTCCGGCGCTCGGCGCTCAGGTGGTTCAGCATGTCCAGCGCCGGCGTCCAGAGGTCTTCGTCGGCGCCGGCCGCGGTGATGACGCGGCCGAGGCGGTGGGCCGGGAGCAGGCCGACGACGTGGTCGATGCGGTTCTTGTCGTCGAGGACGAACGCGATCCGCAGCAGGCCCGGGTCGTCGATCTCCTCGAGGCAGCGCCGGACCGTCGGGTCCGGGAGGTGCCCGACGAACCGGCCCAGCGTGATCCAGTCCGCGCGATCGGCCAGTTCGGCCGCGACGGCGAGCACGGTGTCGATGGGGATGCGCGAGATGATCGCGCTCGCGCGGCGCGGGTCGAGGTCGGCCGCGACCTCCGACAGGAACCGGGGGCTCAGGCGCTTCGCGACGTCGACGCCGCGGGCGACGTCCACCACGCCGGCGATCCGGGCGCACAGCAGCGGGCCGAACACCTTCTCGGCGATCTTCGCCAGCACCGCGCCCGGCACGATCCGCGCGGCGAGCGCCATCCGCTGCAGCACGGCGAGGTTCGCGTCGAACAGCGTGTCGGTGACGCGCTCGCGGAACACCCGCAGGTCGCCGGCGTCGACGCGGGCCAGGTACTCGAGCCGCTCCGGCGCGACGCCGAGGACGCGGGCCAGCTTGAGGATCTCGGCTTCGGCTTCGTAGTTGTCAGTCACAGCTTTGTCATTCACAGCCCGACCGCCTTCCGGACCGCGCCGCGCAGCAACGCGGGGACGTACCGGAGGCCTTCTTCGCCCGCCTCGGCCAACGCCTTCGCCTGCCGTCTGCGCGCGTCGCGCAGCGCGTCGGCGAGGTCCTGCCGCTCGTGCTCGTCGAGGGCCTCGATGCCTTCGGGGAGGTCGCCGCCCAACTGATCGGCGAGGGTGCGCTCGGCCATGGTGGATCATGATGCAGCACCGGGGGCGCTACCGTGCGGATATGAGCATCGAGACGTCCACCACCCGTGTCGGCGACCTCTCCGCGTACCTGGCCCGCCCGGCCGGTGGCTCCGGGTCCGGGATGCTGCTGCTGCCGATGATCACCGGCATCGGCGCGCAGGTCCGGGCCTGGGCCGACGAGCTCGCCGGCCGCGGCATCACGACGTTGACCTGGGACGTCTTCCACGGCGCGAGCACCGACAACACCTCCCGCGAGGACCTCGGCGCGAAGCTCGGCGAGCTGTCCGACGAGGTCGCGCTGACCGAGCAGACGGCGTTGCTCGACCACCTGCTCGGTGACCTCGGCTGCACGTCGGCCGGCGTCATGGGCTGGTGCTTGGGCGGCCGGTTCGCGCTCCTGCTCGCCGCCCGTGACCAGCGGCTTTCCGGTGTCGTCGCCTACCACCCGACGGTCCGCGACCCACTGCCGCCGAACCACACCCTCGACACGGTCGCTTTGTCGACAGAGATCACGGCGCCGGTGCTCGTCGCCTACCCGGAGGCCGACACGGTCGTCTCGCACGAGACGTTCGACCGGCTCCAGGCCGCGCTGCAGTCCCGCGCGACGGGCGCGACGTTCACCCAGCACTTCCCGGGCGCCGAGCACGGCTTCAGCGACTCCTCGCGGCACGGCACCGCGGTCAACGCCGACGCGTTCGCGCTCTCCTGGCCGCAGACCCTGGCCTTCCTGGACGCCCTGAAAGGTTGACTTTCGGCAGTGGTCGCCGCCGCGACCCGCTTGTAGCGTCGCTGGTGTGCGGGAGGTGACGAGGCGACGGTGGCGGGTGGTGTTCGACGCCGTCCTCGCGCTGTTCCTGGCGTTCATCGTCGTCTCGGACACGGTGGACGCCCGGGCGTACTGGGAGATGGCCGGCGGGTTCGCCGTCGTCCTGGGCTCGGTCGCCACCGCCCGGCGCTTCCCGGTCGTCTCGCTCGGCGTCGCGCTGGCGGGGGCGCTGGTCGTACCGTTCCCGTACGGCAACCGCCTGCCGGTCTGGGTGATCTTCGTGCTGGTCGCGATGTGCTACCAGGCCGGGCTGCGGATGCCGCGGGCGCGGCCGGGCCTGCTGCTCGGTGGCGCCGTCGCGGTGCTCGGCCTGCCGCTCTCGCTGCTCGTCGGCGAGGACGGCCTCGGCGACTGGGCCGAACTGGTCACGATGCTGGTGTTCGCCGGGCTCTCGCCGTGGCTGCTGGGCCGCTACGTCCGGCTGCGCGGGGAGCTGGCCCGCACCGGCTGGCGCCGCGCCGAGGAGATGGAGAGCCGCCAGCGCCTGGTCGCCGACCAGGCCCGGCTGCGCGAGCGCGCGCGGATCGCCAGCGACATGCACGACTCGCTGGGCCACGAGCTGAGCCTCATCGCCGTCCGCGCGGCGGCCCTGGAGGTCGCCGGCGGCCTCGACGACGGCCAGCGCGGCGCGGCCGCCCAGCTGCGCACCAGCGCCGCGGCCGCCACCGAACGGCTGCGCGAGATCATCGGCGTGCTGCGCGAGGACGCCGCGCCCGTCGAGCCGGTGCAGGGCGACCTCGGCGAGCTGATCGCGCGGGCCCGGGCGTCCGGGCTGCTCATCGATTCCACAGTGGACAGCGCGCAGGCACCGCCGATGGTCACCCTCGCGGCCCACCGGGTCGTCCAGGAAGCGCTGACGAACGTCGCGAAGCACGCGCCCGGCGCCGCCGTGACGGTCCGGGTGACCAGCTCCGACGCGCAGACCGAGGTGAGCGTCGTCAACGCGACGCCGCCCGCGGGGCCGCTGCCGGGCGCCGCGTCCGGGCACCGCGGGTTGATCGGGCTGCGCGAGCGCGTCCGGCTGGTCGGCGGCACGCTGCGGGCCGGGCCGCACGCGGGCGGGTTCGCCGTCACCGCGACGCTGCCGCACGACGCCGCGCCGGTCGAGGAGACCGCGGAGCTGCGGGAGGCCGCCGACGACGCCGTCGGGCAGCCGACGTCCGCGCGGGCGCTGGAGCTGGCGCGGCGTGACGTCCGGCGCAGCCTGATCCAGGCCGTCGGCATCCCGCTCGGGCTGTTCGCGGTGGTCATCGGGGTCGCCGGGATCGCTTTCCTGTACCTGTGGAACTCGTCGGAGCTGCCCGGTCCGGTCTACGACCGGCTGCGGCTCGGGCAGCCCCGCGCCGAGGTCGCGCCGCTGCTGCCGGGCAACCAGCGCAGCGCCCGGCCGACGCGCGGCGAGCCGCCGCTGCCGCCGGTGCCCGGGGCCGCGTGCGAGTACTACGGCACCGGAAGGTCGTTCCTGAACA
This genomic window contains:
- a CDS encoding inorganic phosphate transporter: MDFSLIVLVVIVAALAFDFTNGFHDTANAMATSIATGALKPRVAVGVSAVLNLVGAFLSVEVAKTISGGIVDDTKVTPVIIFAGLVGAIVWNLVTWLIGLPSSSSHALFGGLIGATWIASGSDAVHFGKVVEKVLIPALASPIVAGLVATLGTFLVYRITARAKKDTVGRTFKAGQIASASLVSLAHGTNDAQKTMGVITLTLIASGSLAPGSNPPIWVILTAGTAIALGTYLGGWRIIQTMGKKLTEIQTPQGFAAETSAAAVILTSAHLGFALSTTHVCSGGIIGSGLGRRLAEVRWGVAGKMVVAWALTLPAAAIVGAIAAEVSTLGTWGTVLIGLAGVVIAVGIYLASRRNPISANTITEPEPAPQPANV
- a CDS encoding dienelactone hydrolase family protein, giving the protein MSIETSTTRVGDLSAYLARPAGGSGSGMLLLPMITGIGAQVRAWADELAGRGITTLTWDVFHGASTDNTSREDLGAKLGELSDEVALTEQTALLDHLLGDLGCTSAGVMGWCLGGRFALLLAARDQRLSGVVAYHPTVRDPLPPNHTLDTVALSTEITAPVLVAYPEADTVVSHETFDRLQAALQSRATGATFTQHFPGAEHGFSDSSRHGTAVNADAFALSWPQTLAFLDALKG
- a CDS encoding sensor histidine kinase produces the protein MREVTRRRWRVVFDAVLALFLAFIVVSDTVDARAYWEMAGGFAVVLGSVATARRFPVVSLGVALAGALVVPFPYGNRLPVWVIFVLVAMCYQAGLRMPRARPGLLLGGAVAVLGLPLSLLVGEDGLGDWAELVTMLVFAGLSPWLLGRYVRLRGELARTGWRRAEEMESRQRLVADQARLRERARIASDMHDSLGHELSLIAVRAAALEVAGGLDDGQRGAAAQLRTSAAAATERLREIIGVLREDAAPVEPVQGDLGELIARARASGLLIDSTVDSAQAPPMVTLAAHRVVQEALTNVAKHAPGAAVTVRVTSSDAQTEVSVVNATPPAGPLPGAASGHRGLIGLRERVRLVGGTLRAGPHAGGFAVTATLPHDAAPVEETAELREAADDAVGQPTSARALELARRDVRRSLIQAVGIPLGLFAVVIGVAGIAFLYLWNSSELPGPVYDRLRLGQPRAEVAPLLPGNQRSARPTRGEPPLPPVPGAACEYYGTGRSFLNNDYAAYRLCFADGKLVSKDEFAEGVS